In Leifsonia sp. ZF2019, a genomic segment contains:
- a CDS encoding NADPH-dependent FMN reductase has translation MGPASGADPEWPSRRYLIDWRSVICKAGHMELVSDQTSRFDVGVIIGSLRAESVTRRLAEALMLLSPVSLSMRVIEIGDLPLYNEDLDIEIASEAPPAWTRFRHEVSQSDAILFVTPEYNRSVPAPLKNAIDVGSAPHDQNVFAGLPAAIVSASPGRMGAFGANHHLRQSLVFLDMPTMQQPELYLGGSYNLLDGDGRVSDPKVTQMLTRYGDRFAAWVQQHATVSA, from the coding sequence GTGGGTCCCGCATCCGGCGCCGACCCGGAATGGCCTTCAAGGCGCTATTTGATTGACTGGCGGTCAGTCATATGTAAGGCTGGTCACATGGAACTCGTCTCCGATCAGACGTCGCGCTTCGACGTCGGCGTGATCATCGGGAGTCTCCGCGCTGAGTCTGTGACTCGTCGGCTCGCCGAGGCGCTGATGCTCCTCTCCCCCGTGTCGCTGTCCATGCGCGTGATCGAGATCGGCGACCTGCCCCTCTACAACGAAGATCTCGACATCGAGATCGCGAGCGAGGCCCCACCGGCCTGGACGCGGTTCCGTCACGAGGTGAGTCAGTCCGATGCGATCCTGTTCGTCACCCCGGAGTACAACCGGTCGGTCCCCGCTCCATTGAAGAACGCGATCGACGTCGGGTCCGCCCCCCACGACCAGAACGTGTTCGCCGGGCTGCCTGCCGCGATCGTTTCCGCCTCCCCTGGCCGGATGGGGGCGTTCGGTGCGAACCATCATCTGCGACAGTCGCTCGTCTTCCTCGACATGCCCACGATGCAGCAGCCCGAGTTGTACCTCGGCGGCAGCTACAACCTCCTGGATGGCGACGGGCGGGTCTCGGACCCGAAGGTCACGCAGATGTTGACGCGCTACGGCGACCGCTTCGCGGCCTGGGTCCAGCAACACGCGACGGTGTCGGCGTGA
- a CDS encoding TetR/AcrR family transcriptional regulator: MIEAARALFVESGQENTTVDAIARRAGVAKGTVYLYFPSKSHIAQAIEEQFNARVLTRVQAAAREAVAAGHPPAVAWCGALIEAYLDELDTHDMLFTGRPQTRDAVDPLLDDLTALLAAQGHPDPERVAAFLLGGTTLLADRAIATDSRIDAGELTHVLVALDETVGVTRTQNTEPSR, translated from the coding sequence GTGATCGAAGCAGCACGTGCCCTGTTCGTCGAGAGCGGGCAGGAGAACACGACCGTCGACGCGATCGCGAGACGTGCCGGGGTGGCGAAGGGCACCGTCTACCTCTATTTCCCGTCGAAGAGTCACATCGCCCAAGCCATTGAGGAACAGTTCAATGCCCGCGTGCTCACGCGTGTGCAGGCTGCGGCGCGCGAAGCCGTCGCCGCGGGGCACCCGCCCGCGGTCGCTTGGTGCGGGGCACTGATCGAGGCGTACCTCGATGAACTCGACACCCACGACATGCTGTTCACCGGCCGACCCCAGACACGGGATGCCGTGGACCCGCTCCTCGACGACCTCACCGCACTGCTCGCAGCACAGGGTCACCCCGATCCGGAACGCGTGGCGGCGTTCCTCCTCGGTGGCACGACGCTCCTGGCCGACCGCGCCATCGCCACCGACAGCAGGATCGACGCGGGTGAGCTCACGCACGTACTGGTGGCTCTCGACGAAACCGTTGGTGTCACGCGAACACAGAACACCGAACCCTCCCGATAG